GATCTCCCACGGCACCGCGAACAGCTTCGCCCTGGGGCGGGTCGCTTCGGCCGGGGGCACCCTCGACCGGATCGCGATGCACGCGGGCGAGCTCTTACGCAAGGATGTGGGCCTGCTCGAAGGCATTGCCGACCCGCATCGGCAGCACGAGGGGGACGCGGTTCTCGCCGCCGCCCACGCGGCATTGGAGCGCATGGGAGTCCGCTCATGACCGACGTCGCCTGCATCGGGGTCGGGCGGATGGGCCTGCCCATCGCGGATCGCCTCGTCCGTGCCGGCCACACGGTCACCGCCATCGGCCGGACTGCGGAGGCCCGTGAACAGCTGCACACCAAAGGCGTTCGAGCGTATGCCGACATCGCCGCAGCCACCACGCCCGGCACCGAGATCGTGGTGGTCACCGTGCTCACGGACGAGCAGGTCCGCGAGGTCTGCCTGTCCGGCCCGCTCGCCGATCGACTCTCGCGCGGCTCGACCATCGTGATCCACACGACCGGGAGTCCCACCACCGTGGCCGACGTCGCCACCGTCATGGCGGCGCGCGGCATCCGTGTCGTCGACGCCGCCGTCTCCGGTGGGCCGCACAACATCGCGGCAGGCGATCTCACGCTCTTCGTCGGTGGGGACGTCGACACGGTCGATGAGCTGCGGCCCTTGCTCGGCGCCTACGCCGATCCGATCCTGCACGTCGGGGCACTCGGGAACGGGCAGCGGGTGAAGCTCGTCAACAACGCGTTGTTCGCCGCGCAGATCGGGCTGGTGCGCGCCGGCGTCGAACTCGGTGCACACCTGGGCATCGACGAGTCGGTCCTACTGGCGGCGCTCCCCAACGGGAGCTCGGACAGCCGCGCGCTCGCCGGCATCGCACGGCGTGGGTCGGTCGACTCGTTCGCCGAGGCTGTGGGCGAGTTCGTCGGCAAGGATCTGGCCGTTGTCCGGTCGGTCGCGGCCGAGCTCGGCGGGGACCTCGGTCCCCTCGAGGCTCTGCTCACCGAATCCGTTCGACCGTAGTACGCGGTACTCACTCCCGGCCGCACCTTCAGGATCTGGCCGCAGTTCTGGCTCCGAGCCGGAACCTGAAACCGCGGTCAGACCGTCGGCCGCTACTTGAGCAGACTGCCACCATCGACCGGCAGCGCGACGCCGGTGATGAATCGGGCTTCGTCCGACGCCAGAAACAGGACCGCGTTGCTGATGTCCTCGGGCTCGACCCAGCCGATCGGCAACACGTGCATCATCTGCGCGACCACCTTCATGTCCTCGGGCCCCGGGTTCTCGAGGTCGGGCCGGAACAGCTTCAGTGTGCCGTCGTTCATGAACATCGGGGTGTTGACGTTCGTCGGCAGGACGGAGTTGACCCGGATCGACTGCGCGCCGAGTTCGACGGCAAAGCTCTTCATCAGACCGATCACGCCGTGCTTGGCCGCGATGTAGTGTCCCGTGTTCGGATACGCCTTGGCGCCGCCGACAGAACTAGTCAGGACGACCGAGCCACCATCTCCCGTCGCGAGCAGATGTGGCACAGCCGCTTTCACCGTCTTCCACACCCCGGCCAGATTGACGTCGATCATGTCGGTCCAGTCGGCATCGCTGGTCTTGTCCAGCGTCTCACCGCCGTTGCCGATCCCCGCATTGGCCACGACGACGTCGAGGCGGCCCAGTTGCTCGACGCCGTTGTCGACTGCGGCCTTCAGGGCATCGAAGTCTCGGACGTCCACCTCTGTCGCCACGATGCGACGATTCCGACCCTTGACCAACTCCACCGTCTCCGCGAGATCGGCTGCCGTGGCCGGCGCGATCGCGGAGTCGGCCGTGACCGGTCCGCAGATGTCCACCGCGATGATGTCCGCGCCCTCCTCGGCCAGTCGTACCGCATGGCTGCGGCCCTGCCCGCGCGCCGCCCCGCTGATGAAGGCGACCTTGCCCTCCAGACGTCCACCCATGTCTTCCACCCTTTCCTATCGACTTCAGTGCTGTTCTGTTCAGACGCCGGTGCGTGCGCGTCGGGCGACGCCCCGCGGCAGGATCAGCGGGAGATCGTTGTACGTGACGATGCCCGGCGCCGCCGCGACGACCGCCGGGATCGCGTTCAACGGCGGTGTCGCCGTCATGATGTGCCCGAGAACCATGAACTCCTCCATCGTCGTGGCCTCGAAATCCGGCGGCGGCAGGAAGCCGACCGTCATTTTCACGGTCGGTCGCCCGGCCACCTCGATCACCCAGCCGTCCTGATCGATCTGCCAATCAGGTTCGAGGGTCTGGCCTTTACGCCACCGGACGTTGATCTCGACGACCGACCTGCCGTCGACGATGCCCTTCCACCCGGCATGCACGCCCGCGACGCAGCCCGCCGGAATGATCCACGACCCGAGGTCCAGATCCTGTGTGGTCTGGGCATACTCGGCGTCGCAGCGCACCTCGTCGAGCTCGATCCCGAGCGCGTCGGCGACCATCCGAACCGCTTCCCCGAAGACCCCGGTTCCCTGCGCGGTCATGGCCTGCAGACCCGGATGACCGATGGGTTGCCCGAAGCCCACCGGCTTCTCGGTGGCCGGAGAGTCGTAGAACGTGGTGTCGGCGGCTTCGTTGACGGTGATCCGATCGACCCGATCGCAGATTCCCGCCGCGACGACCGACAACTGGTTGACGTAACCCGGACTGATACCCGAGCCGAACATGCTCGACCCACCGCGCAGACACGCCTCGGCGATGCGCTCGCGACCGTCACCCTGGTTGTGCCCGGTGATGAACGATGCG
This sequence is a window from Gordonia insulae. Protein-coding genes within it:
- a CDS encoding NAD(P)-dependent oxidoreductase, which gives rise to MTDVACIGVGRMGLPIADRLVRAGHTVTAIGRTAEAREQLHTKGVRAYADIAAATTPGTEIVVVTVLTDEQVREVCLSGPLADRLSRGSTIVIHTTGSPTTVADVATVMAARGIRVVDAAVSGGPHNIAAGDLTLFVGGDVDTVDELRPLLGAYADPILHVGALGNGQRVKLVNNALFAAQIGLVRAGVELGAHLGIDESVLLAALPNGSSDSRALAGIARRGSVDSFAEAVGEFVGKDLAVVRSVAAELGGDLGPLEALLTESVRP
- a CDS encoding mycofactocin-coupled SDR family oxidoreductase; protein product: MGGRLEGKVAFISGAARGQGRSHAVRLAEEGADIIAVDICGPVTADSAIAPATAADLAETVELVKGRNRRIVATEVDVRDFDALKAAVDNGVEQLGRLDVVVANAGIGNGGETLDKTSDADWTDMIDVNLAGVWKTVKAAVPHLLATGDGGSVVLTSSVGGAKAYPNTGHYIAAKHGVIGLMKSFAVELGAQSIRVNSVLPTNVNTPMFMNDGTLKLFRPDLENPGPEDMKVVAQMMHVLPIGWVEPEDISNAVLFLASDEARFITGVALPVDGGSLLK
- a CDS encoding NAD(P)H-dependent amine dehydrogenase family protein — encoded protein: MSDQSVYRVVQWTTGNVGRSSVAAIAANPTYELVGCYAWSSDKVGRDAGELAGIEPLGVAATNDVAELLSLAPDVVVYNPMWIDVDELVRILEAGINVVATASFITGHNQGDGRERIAEACLRGGSSMFGSGISPGYVNQLSVVAAGICDRVDRITVNEAADTTFYDSPATEKPVGFGQPIGHPGLQAMTAQGTGVFGEAVRMVADALGIELDEVRCDAEYAQTTQDLDLGSWIIPAGCVAGVHAGWKGIVDGRSVVEINVRWRKGQTLEPDWQIDQDGWVIEVAGRPTVKMTVGFLPPPDFEATTMEEFMVLGHIMTATPPLNAIPAVVAAAPGIVTYNDLPLILPRGVARRARTGV